A part of Nitrospira sp. genomic DNA contains:
- a CDS encoding ATP-binding cassette domain-containing protein: MVYRGETCVFSDFSFVLREGEHAAILGPNGAGKSTLLKLLSGEVHAMPNDDTRWALFGEERWNVWDVRKQIGIVSHDLQREYLICAEGLNVILSGFYASNDTYAYQEFTKTQLTRAYEVMQELGIAPLAGRRFGHLSTGEQRRFLLGRALVHDPPVLVLDEPTSGLDLKACFQYLDLLRVQIAKGKTVLLVTHHLHEIPPEIDRVIFLKEGKILDDRPKRILLTNEQVSRLFDSQITLVHANGWYQALPG, from the coding sequence ATGGTGTATCGAGGCGAGACCTGTGTCTTCTCGGATTTCTCCTTTGTTCTGCGTGAGGGAGAGCATGCGGCAATCCTTGGCCCGAACGGGGCAGGGAAGTCCACGCTGCTGAAGTTGTTATCAGGTGAAGTCCATGCCATGCCGAATGATGACACGCGGTGGGCTCTTTTTGGTGAGGAGCGATGGAATGTCTGGGATGTGCGGAAACAGATCGGCATTGTCTCGCATGATCTGCAGCGAGAGTATCTGATCTGTGCTGAAGGATTGAACGTGATCCTTTCCGGTTTCTATGCGAGCAACGACACCTACGCATATCAAGAATTCACGAAGACGCAGCTGACCAGAGCGTATGAGGTGATGCAGGAGTTAGGTATTGCACCTTTAGCTGGTCGGCGTTTTGGCCATCTCTCCACCGGCGAGCAGCGGCGGTTTCTGTTGGGCCGAGCTCTTGTGCATGACCCGCCAGTGTTGGTGCTGGATGAACCGACGAGTGGACTTGATCTCAAAGCCTGTTTCCAATACCTCGATCTCTTGCGTGTGCAGATTGCCAAAGGAAAGACCGTGCTGCTGGTGACGCACCATCTGCATGAAATTCCACCGGAGATCGATCGCGTGATCTTCCTGAAAGAGGGGAAGATTCTCGACGACAGGCCGAAGCGAATACTCCTCACCAACGAACAGGTCAGCCGGCTCTTCGACAGTCAGATCACCCTCGTCCATGCCAACGGCTGGTATCAAGCCTTGCCGGGTTGA
- the crcB gene encoding fluoride efflux transporter CrcB, with amino-acid sequence MRTIFLIGTGGFVGSILRYLLSGYAQQLSKSIQFPFGTLAVNVVGCALVGFLAELADQRGVISGEARAFLIVGLLGGFTTFSAFGNETMNLLRDGELWLAGGNIVGHLLLSLVAVWLGYSTAYLLWK; translated from the coding sequence CTGCGCACCATTTTTCTCATCGGCACAGGCGGGTTCGTCGGATCGATCCTTCGCTATCTCTTGAGCGGCTATGCGCAACAACTGAGCAAGAGTATCCAATTTCCCTTTGGCACTCTGGCCGTCAATGTGGTGGGTTGTGCGCTGGTCGGCTTCCTTGCTGAGCTCGCCGATCAGCGAGGCGTCATTTCCGGGGAAGCCCGGGCGTTTCTAATCGTAGGCCTACTGGGAGGATTTACCACATTCTCGGCGTTCGGCAACGAAACGATGAACCTGCTGCGTGACGGAGAACTGTGGCTCGCCGGAGGAAATATCGTCGGCCATCTACTCCTGAGCCTCGTTGCCGTATGGCTCGGCTACTCCACTGCCTATCTACTTTGGAAATGA
- a CDS encoding DUF190 domain-containing protein, protein MRIDHGCLLRIYVGESDKHAGRPLYEWIVAQAHTQQLAGATVYRGLMGFGPHTRVIHTFKIERLAEDLPITIEIVDSRTKVEEFLNFIEQQISSNLLANMQTIEIRSIQGQSK, encoded by the coding sequence ATGCGCATAGACCACGGATGTCTACTGAGAATCTACGTCGGGGAAAGCGATAAACACGCCGGGCGGCCTCTCTATGAATGGATCGTCGCACAGGCTCACACGCAACAACTCGCCGGAGCCACCGTCTACCGTGGGCTCATGGGCTTCGGACCCCACACCCGCGTGATTCACACCTTCAAGATCGAACGATTGGCTGAAGATCTTCCTATTACCATCGAGATTGTCGACTCGCGCACCAAGGTCGAAGAGTTTCTCAACTTCATCGAACAGCAGATCTCGTCTAACCTCTTAGCCAACATGCAAACAATCGAAATCCGCTCCATTCAAGGCCAATCCAAGTAG